One Homalodisca vitripennis isolate AUS2020 unplaced genomic scaffold, UT_GWSS_2.1 ScUCBcl_3288;HRSCAF=8735, whole genome shotgun sequence genomic region harbors:
- the LOC124372540 gene encoding uncharacterized protein LOC124372540 isoform X1, with translation MNQCDPCLKICDCVETARDWDGEFYALCCKCARTHPYFWRFSGKRRLRYDECEHNARPDGRSVFLCRHDSRHVTSYSIITPVDTRSGARQRNRTTLRPRLVPSHFLSVGARTVETSTTITAGDRQLT, from the coding sequence ATGAATCAGTGTGATCCGTGTTTGAAGATCTGCGACTGTGTGGAGACAGCGAGGGACTGGGACGGAGAGTTCTACGCGCTGTGCTGCAAGTGTGCGAGAACACACCCGTATTTCTGGCGATTCTCCGGCAAACGGAGGCTCAGGTATGACGAATGCGAGCACAACGCAAGACCGGACGGGCGGAGTGTGTTTCTCTGCCGTCACGACTCACGCCACGTCACGTCGTACAGTATAATAACGCCAGTAGACACGAGGTCCGGTGCCCGTCAAAGAAATCGGACAACACTCCGTCCTCGACTCGTCCCGAGCCACTTCCTGAGTGTCGGGGCGAGGACTGTGGAGACTTCGACCACGATCACGGCCGGCGATAGACAGCTCACGTAA
- the LOC124372540 gene encoding uncharacterized protein LOC124372540 isoform X2, with protein MAQCDPCCKRSDCVKTVRDYDGEYYALCCRCARTHPYFWRFSGKRRIAYEDCEHNARPGGRSVFRCRLDPRHVVQYNNASRHEVRCPSGKSDNTPSSSRPEPLPECWDEGCEDAGHDHSRR; from the coding sequence ATGGCTCAGTGTGATCCGTGCTGTAAGAGGTCTGACTGTGTGAAGACGGTGAGGGACTATGACGGCGAATACTACGCGCTGTGCTGCCGGTGCGCGAGGACACACCCGTATTTCTGGCGGTTCTCCGGTAAACGGAGGATCGCGTATGAAGATTGTGAGCACAACGCAAGACCGGGCGGGCGGAGTGTGTTTCGCTGCCGTCTCGACCCACGCCACGTTGTACAGTATAACAACGCCAGCAGACACGAGGTCCGGTGCCCGTCGGGGAAATCGGACAACACCCCGTCCTCGTCTCGTCCCGAGCCACTTCCCGAGTGTTGGGACGAGGGCTGTGAAGACGCCGGCCACGATCACAGCCGGCGATAG